The following proteins come from a genomic window of Diprion similis isolate iyDipSimi1 chromosome 8, iyDipSimi1.1, whole genome shotgun sequence:
- the LOC124408628 gene encoding neogenin isoform X4: MELRVALISLALLTFVGQAIGRHGLQLLVEPQDVVVEQGAEARLDCVPNRSLGTPTIQWRTDDGQPISFIGDTYRSQLENGSLYISSVYAGNPELTGGYQCLASIENIGAIVSRRATIRLASLPGFEREPQDTMVYPGQVAYLSCVLPLSASPLKIQWLKDEHPFSLDESRMTVLPSGALEIDHAQPLDVGSYRCNASGLGQYRLSNKAQLNLLTSDIDQGLTAPIFVAKPSEQIAIEGTTITLECAANGNPKPTILWLKDGIAVDLAPLDSRYRIVAASSLMITDIREIDNGSYQCRAENEVDALDAVADVTVQVPPRFIKKPEDRVANENQDLELECKIYGKPEPKVTWLKNGEKITPSVYWQLVNGDNLRINGLLRIDAGIFQCIGVNPAGSVQASARLFIHQPKPSGKVEKRKPSNPKHPPKKNLHRQLYNNTWQHPDTLLGETLSAYAPNPEISISPSDDPAEILGIMSNPEFPLIPEPNFIDETDTLDSIKGSAPSAPRDLNAVLISTRFVTLGWREPENTNGDIQIYHVYYKQEESPRERVLNTSQNRLEGVIQGLQPNTKYQFRVVARNERGLGASSAILRITTQSEADVPGPPLNLEGQATSSHSIDLTWEEPVVKNGHIIKYLITYIEGDSEGKTNETVETRYRLLNLTPFTEYNFWVQAVNENGPGASTNEITVRTLSASPTQSPYNVTLEAANSTSIIIRWEPPLEGKNGVITGYQIRYRQKGRKQWIPITTQGNQKMYQLNGLEKNVVYHLKICALNVNGSGPWSDLMEIEPYERDLDESKVPNSPTNLKTKPMSDSILVSWSPPKDQNIKVRGYTLGWGKGYPDNYTRKLDSKQRYFTIESLEPLAEYVITLRATNAVGEGIPAYANVQTTARSVAESVAPLIPPVGLKAVVLSASTIMVYWTDSTLSKSQYVTDKRYYVVRYTSHHHSSNPRYKYYNSTDLNCMIVDLKPNTQYEFTVKLVKGKRESPWSMVVPNTTHEAPPSSPPRDLSVQSVEDHATAVMLHWLPPKQPNAAITGYIISYTTDNTKWDRDWRVEAIIGDQSEIMIKTLQPSTTYYFKIQARNARGYGPFSSSVAFKTPPSTPTDGRLSSLMICIIVGLSVVVITGVAVVVVVMCCRRRPESPDHKKGYTKDSNQKTNIKPPDLWIHHDQMELKAPEKSSINGEACSSGVGSNTLPRSGNNDEKCSTLTRQHNRGSHKPKLITLPVDTLSPHQPIATATPIVNSSMSQPAIHNSCADVPSVRPNYPRTAAQYSLSRAHVTLEPTPESSPDSCSMPSTYEPLQTQIPYPPGNQHYGANSQYTSGVYGSSSQPNSTVGVIENVNTKRLQGHPLKSFSVPAPPPQSAPSTPAQQKHGVSQVTVRPTVSGSPYKKPPITTTQITKNRLATVVNPTHTAEEVERLKPSYSTEELNQEMANLEGLMKDLNAITASEFEC, encoded by the exons ATGGAGTTGAGGGTAGCGCTGATCTCGCTGGCTTTGTTGACGTTCGTCGGCCAAG CTATCGGGAGACACGGCTTGCAGCTATTAGTCGAACCTCAGGATGTGGTCGTAGAACAGGGAGCTGAAGCTCGTTTGGACTGCGTGCCGAATCGATCACTCGGCACCCCGACCATACAATGGAGGACGGATGACGGGCAGCCTATCTCTTTTATAGGGGATACTTACAG ATCACAGCTGGAGAACGGATCTTTGTATATAAGCAGCGTTTACGCGGGAAATCCTGAACTCACGGGAGGCTATCAGTGCCTTGCTTCCATTGAGAATATCGGTGCCATCGTATCAAGGAGAGCTACTATTAGACTTGCCA GTTTGCCAGGGTTCGAGAGAGAGCCACAAGACACTATGGTTTATCCGGGCCAAGTAGCTTACCTAAGTTGCGTTCTTCCGTTATCGGCGAGTCCTTTAAAGATACAATGGCTCAAGGATGAGCATCCATTTTCGTTGGACGAAAGCCGAATGACCGTTTTGCCGTCAG GTGCTTTGGAAATAGATCACGCACAACCACTAGACGTTGGATCGTACAGGTGTAATGCCAGCGGACTTGGGCAGTATAGACTTAGTAACAAAGCGCAGCTAAATTTATTGACCTCTGACATTG ATCAGGGACTTACAGCGCCCATATTTGTTGCAAAACCTTCGGAGCAAATCGCTATTGAAGGGACGACTATTACTTTGGAATGCGCAGCTAATGGCAACCCAAAACCAACAATTCTTTGGCTCAAAGATGGGATCGCAGTTGATTTGGCACCACTGGATTCAAG GTATCGAATAGTAGCCGCATCCAGTCTCATGATTACCGATATCAGAGAGATAGATAACGGATCGTATCAGTGCAGGGCAGAAAATGAAGTTGACGCCCTGGACGCAGTTGCCGACGTCACGGTGCAAG TTCCACccagatttatcaaaaaaccTGAGGACCGAGTTGCGAACGAAAATCAGGATCTCGAATTGGAGTGTAAAATATACGGAAAGCCAGAACCCAAAGTAACGTGgttaaaaaatggtgaaaaaattacgcCAAGTGTTTATTGGCAGCTTGTTAATGG TGACAATCTTCGTATAAATGGATTGCTGCGAATCGATGCTGGTATTTTTCAATGCATTGGTGTAAATCCTGCCGGTAGTGTTCAGGCTTCGGCACGTCTTTTCATACATCAGCCga AACCCTCaggaaaagttgaaaagcgTAAACCGTCAAATCCCAAACACCCACCCAAGAAAAACCTTCATCGACAGTTGTATAACAACACGTGGCAGCACCCGGACACATTGCTGGGTGAAACCTTGTCGGCTTACGCCCCAAATCCTGAAATATCCATTAGTCCTTCGGACGATCCCGCTGAAATATTGGGCATTATGAGCAATCCTGAATTCCCGCTGATTCCTGAACCCAATTTTATAGATGAAACCGATACTCTGGATTCGATCAAAGGCAGTGCACCATCGGCTCCGAGAGATCTAAACGCTGTTTTAATTTCAACGAGATTTGTTACTCTCGGGTGGCGCGAGCCTGAGAATACCAATGGAGATATACAGATATATCATGTTTATTACAAACAAGAAGAATCGCCAAG GGAACGCGTTTTAAACACGTCGCAAAACAGATTGGAAGGTGTCATACAAGGTTTACAACCAAACACTAAGTATCAGTTTCGCGTCGTTGCAAGAAACGAACGTGGACTCGGAGCATCTAGCGCGATCCTGCGCATAACAACTCAATCAGAG GCTGACGTTCCTGGACCTCCTTTGAATTTGGAAGGTCAAGCGACTAGCAGCCACAGCATTGACCTTACTTGGGAAGAACCAGTCGTAAAAAATGGACACATCATTAAATATCTGATTACGTATATAGAg ggTGACAGCGAAGGGAAAACTAACGAGACTGTTGAAACTAGGTACAGGCTTTTGAATCTCACGCCATTCactgaatataatttttgggTCCAGGCTGTTAATGAAAACGGACCCGGAGCTTCGACCAATGAAATAACAGTCCGAACTCTCAGCGCGTCGCCAACGCAATCACCGTACAATGTTACTTTAGAGGCAGCAAATTCTACT AGTATAATAATACGCTGGGAACCGCCGTTAGAAGGAAAAAATGGCGTAATAACCGGCTATCAGATTCGATATCGTCAGAAAGGCAGAAAGCAATGGATACCTATAACGACACAGGGGAATCAGAAAATGTATCAATTAAACGGACTGGAGAAGAACGTTGTTTACCATCTCAAAATATGTGCATTGAATGTCAACGGAAGCGGACCTTGGAGCGATTTGATGGAGATCGAACCGTACGAAAGAGATTTGGACGAAAGTAAAGTTCCAAATTCTCCGACTAATTTAAAAA CCAAGCCAATGTCAGATTCGATATTAGTTTCATGGAGCCCGCCAAAGGACCAGAATATCAAGGTTCGAGGCTACACTTTGGGCTGGGGAAAAGGATATCCGGATAATTATACACGGAAATTGGACAGCAAACAACGCTATTTTACAATCGAATCATTGG AACCGTTAGCCGAGTATGTCATTACCCTTCGAGCCACTAACGCAGTTGGAGAGGGAATCCCAGCTTACGCCAATGTTCAAACGACAGCGCGTTCGGTTGCCGAATCTGTGGCACCTTTGATTCCACCTGTTGGACTTAAAGCCGTCGTCCTTTCCGCCAGTACGATAATGGTTTATTGGACAGACAGCACGCTGTCAAAGAGCCAG TATGTAACTGACAAAAGGTACTATGTGGTACGTTACACCTCTCATCATCACAGCAGCAATCCAAGATACAAATATTACAACTCTACTGATCTGAACTGCATGATCGTTGATCTGAAACCAAACACACAATACGAATTCACTGTCAAATTGGTCAAG GGAAAGCGAGAATCTCCTTGGAGCATGGTAGTGCCGAATACAACTCATGAAGCACCGCCCAGTTCGCCGCCTCGAGATCTCTCTGTTCAAAGCGTCGAGGATCATGCGACAGCAGTAATGCTTCATTGGCTGCCGCCAAAGCAACCTAATGCAGCGATTACTG GATACATTATCTCCTATACAACGGACAACACAAAATGGGACAGGGACTGGAGGGTCGAGGCGATAATTGGCGATCAGAGTGAGATCATGATAAAAACTCTTCAGCCTAGTACAacttattatttcaaaattcaagctcGGAACGCCAGAGGATACGGcccgttttcttcttctgtagCTTTTAAAACACCTCCAA GTACTCCAACAGATGGACGGCTTTCGAGCTTGATGATATGCATAATAGTCGGCCTCTCCGTCGTTGTCATAACCGGTGTCGCTGTAGTCGTTGTGGTCATGTGTTGTCGTCGACGCCCTGAGTCCCCGGATCATAAAAAGGG GTACACAAAAGATTCTAATCAGAAAACTAACATCAAGCCACCTGATCTGTGGATTCATCATGATCAAATGGAACTCAAGGCTCCTGAGAAGTCTTCGATCAACGGTGAAGCTTGTTCGAGCGGAGTGGGCAGCAATACTCTTCCCAGATCCG GTAACAACGACGAAAAATGTTCTACCCTAACAAGACAACACAATCGAGGAAGTCATAAACCCAAACTCATTACCCTTCCTGTCGACACTCTTTCTCCGCATCAGC CCATCGCCACAGCTACTCCCATTGTAAACAGCAGTATGTCACAACCAGCGATTCATAACTCATGTGCAGACGTGCCATCCGTGCGGCCTAATTATCCTCGCACAGCTGCGCAATATAGCTTGAGCAGGGCACACGTTACTCTGGAACCAACACCAGAGTCAAGCCCTGACTCTTGCAGCATGCCAAGTACTTACGAACCTCTGCAAACTCAG ATTCCCTATCCTCCAGGGAATCAGCATTATGGAGCAAACAGCCAGTACACGTCTGGCGTTTATGGCTCTAGTAGCCAGCCTAACAGTACCGTCGGTGTTATAGAAAATGTAAACACCAAGAGACTTCAGGGTCACCCGCTAAAAAGTTTCAGCGTACCAGCGCCGCCACCTCAATCTGCGCCTTCGACTCCTGCTCAACAAAAGCATGGAG TTTCGCAAGTCACTGTGAGGCCGACGGTATCTGGTAGCCCGTACAAAAAACCACCGATCACAACGACACAGATAACGAAAAATAGGTTGGCCACCGTTGTGAATCCGACGCATACAGCTGAAGAGGTTGAACGATTAAAG CCCTCGTACAGCACGGAGGAATTGAATCAAGAAATGGCGAATTTAGAGGGACTGATGAAAGATCTGAATGCCATAACAGCGTCGGAATTTGAGTGCTGA
- the LOC124408628 gene encoding neogenin isoform X3, whose translation MELRVALISLALLTFVGQAIGRHGLQLLVEPQDVVVEQGAEARLDCVPNRSLGTPTIQWRTDDGQPISFIGDTYRSQLENGSLYISSVYAGNPELTGGYQCLASIENIGAIVSRRATIRLASLPGFEREPQDTMVYPGQVAYLSCVLPLSASPLKIQWLKDEHPFSLDESRMTVLPSGALEIDHAQPLDVGSYRCNASGLGQYRLSNKAQLNLLTSDIDQGLTAPIFVAKPSEQIAIEGTTITLECAANGNPKPTILWLKDGIAVDLAPLDSRYRIVAASSLMITDIREIDNGSYQCRAENEVDALDAVADVTVQVPPRFIKKPEDRVANENQDLELECKIYGKPEPKVTWLKNGEKITPSVYWQLVNGDNLRINGLLRIDAGIFQCIGVNPAGSVQASARLFIHQPKPSGKVEKRKPSNPKHPPKKNLHRQLYNNTWQHPDTLLGETLSAYAPNPEISISPSDDPAEILGIMSNPEFPLIPEPNFIDETDTLDSIKGSAPSAPRDLNAVLISTRFVTLGWREPENTNGDIQIYHVYYKQEESPRERVLNTSQNRLEGVIQGLQPNTKYQFRVVARNERGLGASSAILRITTQSEADVPGPPLNLEGQATSSHSIDLTWEEPVVKNGHIIKYLITYIEGDSEGKTNETVETRYRLLNLTPFTEYNFWVQAVNENGPGASTNEITVRTLSASPTQSPYNVTLEAANSTSIIIRWEPPLEGKNGVITGYQIRYRQKGRKQWIPITTQGNQKMYQLNGLEKNVVYHLKICALNVNGSGPWSDLMEIEPYERDLDESKVPNSPTNLKTKPMSDSILVSWSPPKDQNIKVRGYTLGWGKGYPDNYTRKLDSKQRYFTIESLEPLAEYVITLRATNAVGEGIPAYANVQTTARSVAESVAPLIPPVGLKAVVLSASTIMVYWTDSTLSKSQYVTDKRYYVVRYTSHHHSSNPRYKYYNSTDLNCMIVDLKPNTQYEFTVKLVKGKRESPWSMVVPNTTHEAPPSSPPRDLSVQSVEDHATAVMLHWLPPKQPNAAITGYIISYTTDNTKWDRDWRVEAIIGDQSEIMIKTLQPSTTYYFKIQARNARGYGPFSSSVAFKTPPNGRLSSLMICIIVGLSVVVITGVAVVVVVMCCRRRPESPDHKKGYTKDSNQKTNIKPPDLWIHHDQMELKAPEKSSINGEACSSGVGSNTLPRSGNQDYNQENMHINSSSLDKRTYVPSYMGNNDEKCSTLTRQHNRGSHKPKLITLPVDTLSPHQPIATATPIVNSSMSQPAIHNSCADVPSVRPNYPRTAAQYSLSRAHVTLEPTPESSPDSCSMPSTYEPLQTQIPYPPGNQHYGANSQYTSGVYGSSSQPNSTVGVIENVNTKRLQGHPLKSFSVPAPPPQSAPSTPAQQKHGVSQVTVRPTVSGSPYKKPPITTTQITKNRLATVVNPTHTAEEVERLKPSYSTEELNQEMANLEGLMKDLNAITASEFEC comes from the exons ATGGAGTTGAGGGTAGCGCTGATCTCGCTGGCTTTGTTGACGTTCGTCGGCCAAG CTATCGGGAGACACGGCTTGCAGCTATTAGTCGAACCTCAGGATGTGGTCGTAGAACAGGGAGCTGAAGCTCGTTTGGACTGCGTGCCGAATCGATCACTCGGCACCCCGACCATACAATGGAGGACGGATGACGGGCAGCCTATCTCTTTTATAGGGGATACTTACAG ATCACAGCTGGAGAACGGATCTTTGTATATAAGCAGCGTTTACGCGGGAAATCCTGAACTCACGGGAGGCTATCAGTGCCTTGCTTCCATTGAGAATATCGGTGCCATCGTATCAAGGAGAGCTACTATTAGACTTGCCA GTTTGCCAGGGTTCGAGAGAGAGCCACAAGACACTATGGTTTATCCGGGCCAAGTAGCTTACCTAAGTTGCGTTCTTCCGTTATCGGCGAGTCCTTTAAAGATACAATGGCTCAAGGATGAGCATCCATTTTCGTTGGACGAAAGCCGAATGACCGTTTTGCCGTCAG GTGCTTTGGAAATAGATCACGCACAACCACTAGACGTTGGATCGTACAGGTGTAATGCCAGCGGACTTGGGCAGTATAGACTTAGTAACAAAGCGCAGCTAAATTTATTGACCTCTGACATTG ATCAGGGACTTACAGCGCCCATATTTGTTGCAAAACCTTCGGAGCAAATCGCTATTGAAGGGACGACTATTACTTTGGAATGCGCAGCTAATGGCAACCCAAAACCAACAATTCTTTGGCTCAAAGATGGGATCGCAGTTGATTTGGCACCACTGGATTCAAG GTATCGAATAGTAGCCGCATCCAGTCTCATGATTACCGATATCAGAGAGATAGATAACGGATCGTATCAGTGCAGGGCAGAAAATGAAGTTGACGCCCTGGACGCAGTTGCCGACGTCACGGTGCAAG TTCCACccagatttatcaaaaaaccTGAGGACCGAGTTGCGAACGAAAATCAGGATCTCGAATTGGAGTGTAAAATATACGGAAAGCCAGAACCCAAAGTAACGTGgttaaaaaatggtgaaaaaattacgcCAAGTGTTTATTGGCAGCTTGTTAATGG TGACAATCTTCGTATAAATGGATTGCTGCGAATCGATGCTGGTATTTTTCAATGCATTGGTGTAAATCCTGCCGGTAGTGTTCAGGCTTCGGCACGTCTTTTCATACATCAGCCga AACCCTCaggaaaagttgaaaagcgTAAACCGTCAAATCCCAAACACCCACCCAAGAAAAACCTTCATCGACAGTTGTATAACAACACGTGGCAGCACCCGGACACATTGCTGGGTGAAACCTTGTCGGCTTACGCCCCAAATCCTGAAATATCCATTAGTCCTTCGGACGATCCCGCTGAAATATTGGGCATTATGAGCAATCCTGAATTCCCGCTGATTCCTGAACCCAATTTTATAGATGAAACCGATACTCTGGATTCGATCAAAGGCAGTGCACCATCGGCTCCGAGAGATCTAAACGCTGTTTTAATTTCAACGAGATTTGTTACTCTCGGGTGGCGCGAGCCTGAGAATACCAATGGAGATATACAGATATATCATGTTTATTACAAACAAGAAGAATCGCCAAG GGAACGCGTTTTAAACACGTCGCAAAACAGATTGGAAGGTGTCATACAAGGTTTACAACCAAACACTAAGTATCAGTTTCGCGTCGTTGCAAGAAACGAACGTGGACTCGGAGCATCTAGCGCGATCCTGCGCATAACAACTCAATCAGAG GCTGACGTTCCTGGACCTCCTTTGAATTTGGAAGGTCAAGCGACTAGCAGCCACAGCATTGACCTTACTTGGGAAGAACCAGTCGTAAAAAATGGACACATCATTAAATATCTGATTACGTATATAGAg ggTGACAGCGAAGGGAAAACTAACGAGACTGTTGAAACTAGGTACAGGCTTTTGAATCTCACGCCATTCactgaatataatttttgggTCCAGGCTGTTAATGAAAACGGACCCGGAGCTTCGACCAATGAAATAACAGTCCGAACTCTCAGCGCGTCGCCAACGCAATCACCGTACAATGTTACTTTAGAGGCAGCAAATTCTACT AGTATAATAATACGCTGGGAACCGCCGTTAGAAGGAAAAAATGGCGTAATAACCGGCTATCAGATTCGATATCGTCAGAAAGGCAGAAAGCAATGGATACCTATAACGACACAGGGGAATCAGAAAATGTATCAATTAAACGGACTGGAGAAGAACGTTGTTTACCATCTCAAAATATGTGCATTGAATGTCAACGGAAGCGGACCTTGGAGCGATTTGATGGAGATCGAACCGTACGAAAGAGATTTGGACGAAAGTAAAGTTCCAAATTCTCCGACTAATTTAAAAA CCAAGCCAATGTCAGATTCGATATTAGTTTCATGGAGCCCGCCAAAGGACCAGAATATCAAGGTTCGAGGCTACACTTTGGGCTGGGGAAAAGGATATCCGGATAATTATACACGGAAATTGGACAGCAAACAACGCTATTTTACAATCGAATCATTGG AACCGTTAGCCGAGTATGTCATTACCCTTCGAGCCACTAACGCAGTTGGAGAGGGAATCCCAGCTTACGCCAATGTTCAAACGACAGCGCGTTCGGTTGCCGAATCTGTGGCACCTTTGATTCCACCTGTTGGACTTAAAGCCGTCGTCCTTTCCGCCAGTACGATAATGGTTTATTGGACAGACAGCACGCTGTCAAAGAGCCAG TATGTAACTGACAAAAGGTACTATGTGGTACGTTACACCTCTCATCATCACAGCAGCAATCCAAGATACAAATATTACAACTCTACTGATCTGAACTGCATGATCGTTGATCTGAAACCAAACACACAATACGAATTCACTGTCAAATTGGTCAAG GGAAAGCGAGAATCTCCTTGGAGCATGGTAGTGCCGAATACAACTCATGAAGCACCGCCCAGTTCGCCGCCTCGAGATCTCTCTGTTCAAAGCGTCGAGGATCATGCGACAGCAGTAATGCTTCATTGGCTGCCGCCAAAGCAACCTAATGCAGCGATTACTG GATACATTATCTCCTATACAACGGACAACACAAAATGGGACAGGGACTGGAGGGTCGAGGCGATAATTGGCGATCAGAGTGAGATCATGATAAAAACTCTTCAGCCTAGTACAacttattatttcaaaattcaagctcGGAACGCCAGAGGATACGGcccgttttcttcttctgtagCTTTTAAAACACCTCCAA ATGGACGGCTTTCGAGCTTGATGATATGCATAATAGTCGGCCTCTCCGTCGTTGTCATAACCGGTGTCGCTGTAGTCGTTGTGGTCATGTGTTGTCGTCGACGCCCTGAGTCCCCGGATCATAAAAAGGG GTACACAAAAGATTCTAATCAGAAAACTAACATCAAGCCACCTGATCTGTGGATTCATCATGATCAAATGGAACTCAAGGCTCCTGAGAAGTCTTCGATCAACGGTGAAGCTTGTTCGAGCGGAGTGGGCAGCAATACTCTTCCCAGATCCGGTAATCAGGATTACAATCAAGAAAATATGCACATCAATTCAAGCTCCTTGGATAAGCGTACTTATGTACCTAGTTACATGG GTAACAACGACGAAAAATGTTCTACCCTAACAAGACAACACAATCGAGGAAGTCATAAACCCAAACTCATTACCCTTCCTGTCGACACTCTTTCTCCGCATCAGC CCATCGCCACAGCTACTCCCATTGTAAACAGCAGTATGTCACAACCAGCGATTCATAACTCATGTGCAGACGTGCCATCCGTGCGGCCTAATTATCCTCGCACAGCTGCGCAATATAGCTTGAGCAGGGCACACGTTACTCTGGAACCAACACCAGAGTCAAGCCCTGACTCTTGCAGCATGCCAAGTACTTACGAACCTCTGCAAACTCAG ATTCCCTATCCTCCAGGGAATCAGCATTATGGAGCAAACAGCCAGTACACGTCTGGCGTTTATGGCTCTAGTAGCCAGCCTAACAGTACCGTCGGTGTTATAGAAAATGTAAACACCAAGAGACTTCAGGGTCACCCGCTAAAAAGTTTCAGCGTACCAGCGCCGCCACCTCAATCTGCGCCTTCGACTCCTGCTCAACAAAAGCATGGAG TTTCGCAAGTCACTGTGAGGCCGACGGTATCTGGTAGCCCGTACAAAAAACCACCGATCACAACGACACAGATAACGAAAAATAGGTTGGCCACCGTTGTGAATCCGACGCATACAGCTGAAGAGGTTGAACGATTAAAG CCCTCGTACAGCACGGAGGAATTGAATCAAGAAATGGCGAATTTAGAGGGACTGATGAAAGATCTGAATGCCATAACAGCGTCGGAATTTGAGTGCTGA